One Lacipirellulaceae bacterium DNA window includes the following coding sequences:
- a CDS encoding DUF1015 domain-containing protein — protein sequence MPNISAFRGIRYDLGHVGSLSDVIAPPYDVIDPELQDELYKKHPANSVRLILNRDEPGDDDNSNRYTRAAKFLKQWLQEKVLFVESDPAIYVYHQEFEERGETFTRRGFMCRTRLERFGEGDIHPHEETHGGAKADRLKLWKHCKANLSQIFGLYPDEENTAQNLLEAAIVGVTPLEATDHLGVKHRLWPVTDTEVITQVTAAMGGRPVYIADGHHRYETACNYRDELAEENAGSLDSEHPANFVLMMCVSMNDPGMLVLPTHRLFRGVPAMTSGQLIEKLGDHFICEPAGEGPDRAISLWEEIETEDSQSTLGLYTAEDEKWTLVRLTDAGRVKMAKVAADQCDAWQGLGVSLLHKLIVETLLGQADLPAPKYVRTLDEVPTGLKEGDSAGRDLTGQEGSGGRFELGALVMPATLEHIRAISNAGERMPAKSTFFYPKLLSGLVLNPLE from the coding sequence ATGCCCAACATCTCCGCCTTCCGCGGCATCCGTTACGATCTCGGTCACGTTGGATCTCTCTCGGACGTGATCGCCCCTCCCTACGATGTCATCGATCCTGAGCTTCAGGACGAGCTCTACAAGAAGCACCCGGCCAACTCGGTGCGGCTGATTCTCAACCGTGATGAGCCCGGGGACGACGATAACTCGAATCGGTACACGCGTGCCGCGAAGTTTCTCAAACAGTGGCTGCAAGAGAAGGTGCTGTTCGTCGAGAGCGATCCGGCGATCTACGTATATCATCAGGAGTTCGAGGAACGTGGCGAGACGTTCACCCGCCGCGGATTCATGTGCCGCACAAGGTTGGAGCGTTTCGGCGAGGGCGACATCCACCCCCACGAGGAGACCCACGGCGGGGCGAAAGCGGACCGGCTGAAACTTTGGAAGCATTGCAAGGCAAACCTCAGCCAGATTTTCGGTCTCTATCCTGACGAGGAGAACACGGCCCAGAATCTGCTCGAAGCGGCTATCGTCGGCGTGACTCCGTTGGAAGCGACCGACCACCTAGGCGTGAAGCATCGCCTCTGGCCGGTGACGGATACTGAGGTGATCACCCAAGTCACGGCAGCCATGGGAGGCCGTCCGGTCTACATTGCCGATGGTCATCACCGTTACGAGACCGCCTGTAACTACCGAGACGAACTCGCTGAGGAGAATGCCGGTTCACTCGACAGCGAACATCCGGCCAACTTCGTGCTGATGATGTGCGTCTCGATGAACGATCCCGGCATGCTCGTCCTGCCAACGCACCGACTGTTCCGCGGCGTCCCCGCGATGACTTCTGGGCAGTTGATCGAGAAGCTCGGCGATCACTTTATCTGCGAGCCCGCCGGCGAGGGGCCAGATCGAGCCATCTCGCTCTGGGAAGAGATCGAAACGGAAGACTCCCAGTCCACGCTCGGCCTTTACACCGCCGAGGACGAAAAGTGGACCCTCGTGCGTCTGACCGACGCCGGCCGCGTAAAAATGGCCAAAGTCGCCGCCGACCAATGCGACGCCTGGCAGGGCCTCGGGGTGAGCCTGCTGCACAAACTGATCGTCGAAACACTACTCGGTCAAGCAGATCTTCCCGCCCCAAAATACGTCCGCACGCTCGACGAAGTCCCCACCGGCCTCAAAGAGGGGGACTCCGCCGGTCGCGATCTCACGGGCCAAGAAGGGAGTGGCGGCCGGTTTGAACTCGGCGCTCTCGTGATGCCCGCCACCCTGGAACACATCCGCGCGATCAGCAACGCCGGCGAACGCATGCCTGCCAAGAGCACCTTCTTCTACCCGAAGCTGCTCAGCGGGTTAGTTTTGAATCCGCTGGAGTAA
- a CDS encoding PEP-CTERM sorting domain-containing protein, translating into MKANQLTDQSAIQPAIFLLAICTLSAPLAVASEINVPSDPAPASLNGTEILNLFDGGSLGDFFILNDQSVLNVQGGTIGYGIYATGSSTINVFAGDAGSTEYATEINSAATINFFGGKLGDFGFLDSITNLFGGDAGMNATITGQVNWHGGLLQSNFLGTETGELNVYGRSFEIDGVPLDSLEEGVPFSVTGRGIEISGTLESHEPFVFRLDASPTNSLTPGFVSPGFATNLILFVPEPSSVALLVAAVFGVSARRRS; encoded by the coding sequence ATGAAGGCAAATCAACTCACGGACCAAAGTGCTATTCAGCCGGCAATCTTTTTGCTAGCTATTTGTACGCTATCTGCTCCTTTAGCAGTCGCCTCCGAAATCAATGTGCCATCAGACCCCGCCCCGGCTTCGCTGAACGGAACAGAAATACTGAATCTATTTGATGGAGGCTCACTTGGCGATTTCTTCATTCTCAATGACCAGAGCGTATTGAACGTTCAAGGCGGGACGATCGGATATGGAATCTACGCCACGGGTTCCAGCACGATTAATGTCTTCGCTGGAGATGCCGGTTCGACTGAGTATGCAACCGAAATCAATAGTGCGGCAACGATCAACTTCTTTGGCGGCAAACTCGGCGACTTTGGATTCCTCGATAGCATTACGAATCTCTTTGGCGGTGATGCGGGAATGAATGCTACGATCACCGGGCAAGTCAATTGGCACGGTGGTCTCTTGCAGTCAAATTTCCTCGGCACGGAGACAGGCGAGCTGAACGTCTACGGGCGTTCGTTTGAAATCGACGGCGTGCCTCTCGACTCTCTGGAAGAAGGAGTCCCTTTCAGCGTCACAGGTCGCGGCATCGAAATTAGCGGAACTCTCGAAAGTCATGAGCCGTTTGTCTTTCGGTTGGACGCTTCGCCCACGAACTCTCTCACACCGGGATTTGTGTCGCCAGGTTTTGCAACGAACCTAATCCTGTTCGTTCCTGAGCCAAGTTCTGTCGCCTTGCTGGTGGCAGCTGTCTTCGGAGTCTCAGCCCGCAGGAGAAGCTGA